In Opitutaceae bacterium, the sequence AAGGCCACGGCCGGCGGCCGCAAGGTCCTCAGCTCCCGGCGCCGCAAGGGCCGCAAGCGGTTGACCGTCGTCTAATTGCGCGTTCGGTCATGCGTTTCCGCGCCGAGCAACACCTGCGGCGCCAGCGCGATATTCGGGCCGTTCGTGAAAAGGGCCGCCGAATCGAGTGTGGCGGTTTTACACTTTGGTATCGGCGTCGTGACCATGACGAACTCGGCACCACGTCTTCGGAAAATCACGTGGTTCCGCCTTCTCTTCGCCGGGTCTGTGTCGTGGCGTCGACCGCAGCCGTCGGCCCAGCAGTGCAACGCGCACGCGCCAAACGGCGGCTGCGGGAGGTTTTTCGAAACCAACAGGAGCACGTTCCCCCTGGGTATGACTTGCTTCTGGTAGCCCGGCGCTCTCTCAATGGGCTTGAATATCGGGAAATCGAACGAAAGTTCATCGACGCCTGTCCCCGACTCGCTCCACACGCCGCATGATCCCGCTTGAGAAGCCCCCGTCCAAATCCGCCCGGGGCCTGCGGCTGCCCTCACGGATGGCTTCCGCCGTTCTCCAGAGTGCCATCCGTCTCTACCAGCTCACCCTCTCGCCCACCCTGCCACTGATCCTGGGGCCTGGCTGCGGCTGCCGCTTTCATCCAACCTGTTCCCACTACGCGCAGGAGGCCGTGCAACGCCACGGTCCGCTCCGCGGGGCCTGGCTCGCAATCAAACGCATCGCGCGCTGCCATCCCCTCCACGCCGGCGGAGTCGACTTTGTACCAGCCGTCACCCGCGCGGGTTCGCAACCCATCTGTCGCGCCGTGTCGGTCCCATCACTTTCCATCGACCCATCTTCCACCCAATCTTCACTTAATGGATAAGAAGAACCTGATCATCGGCAGTGCCCTTCTGATCTTCGGCTTCGGCCTCATGTACCTGATGCCGAAACAGGCGCCGCAGGTCACACATCCGCCAGCAACGGCACCTGCTACCACCACCGCACCGGCATCTCCCGGCGGCGCCAGTTCCGGCGCGACCATCTCCGCCGGCGCACCCGCCGCGCCGGCAACGACCGAGTTTGCCGCACTTTCCAAGGAGGGCGCGGAGGCCCGCGTGGTTGCTCTCAGCAACGACTTCATCGAAGCGCGTTTCACCGACGCAGGCGGCGCGATCCTTGACGTCGCCTTCAAAAAATACGCCGCGGTCCAGGGACAGCCCCAGCCGTATGTTTTCAACCTGCTTCACACCGACCCCATGCTGGCCTTCACCGACTTTCCCGGTGTCGACCGCAACGCCCGTTTCAAGCTCATCTCCTCAAGCGCAACCGAAGCCGTTTTCCAACTCGTCATGGACGGCCAGTTGGAAGTCACCCGCCGCTACTCCATCCACCCCGCCGGTGCCACTCTCAAGGAGGGCGAGGACCCCTATGAGATCCGCCACGAGACAACGTTTCAGAATCTGACCGACCAGACACTCACGCTGCCCCGCGCAGGAATCAGTCTCGGCACCACCTCGCCCGTCAGTTCGATCGACTACGGTCAGTACCTCAACGTTGGCTTCTACGACGGCGACAAGTTCCATCACACGGAACGCGCGCAGCTCGAGGGCGGCGGCTTCCTCTCCAATTTCGGCGTCGGCTCACGCGCGCCCAAGCCGGTCATCGAGGAGCACGGCACCGTGCAATGGGCCACGGTCAAGAATCAGTTTTTCGCCGCAATCTACGCCCCCGACCAGCCGGGAATCGGCACGACCATCCGTCGCGTCGAACTGCCTCCGATGGTCGACAGCTCCCGCGCCAACATCGGCATCTCCGGCACCGCGCGTTTCGATCTCAAGGCGCTGCCCGCCAGGGGATCGGAGAAAATCGGGGGCGATTTCTACGTCGGCCCCAAGGAATACAAGCGCCTCGTCAGCCTCGGCCGCAACGAGGACAAGGTGATGCAGTTCGACCTGTATTTCTTCAATCGCATCCTGCTCAGCGGCTACGTCGGACCTTTCCTCCTGACGCTCCTGCATGGGGCCCATTCAATCGTTCCGAGCTGGGGCGTGGCGATCATCCTGATGACGCTCTTCCTCAAGGTTATCACCCTGCCCTTCACACTCGCCGCCTCACGCGCGTCCAAACGCATGCAGAAACTTCAGCCGCTGCTGAAGGAGGTCCGCGAGAAGCACAAGGACAACCCCCAGAGGCTGAACCAGGCGACGATGGAGATCTTCAAGGAGCACAAGGTCAACCCGATGGGCGGATGCCTGCCGATCCTGATCACGATTCCGCTCTTCGTGGGATTCTTCGCAATGCTCCAGAGCGCCTCCGAACTGCGTTTCGCGCCGTTTCTCTGGGCGTCCGATCTCTCGGCTCCCGACACCGTCGCCCGCATCTTCGGCCTTCCCCTGAACATCATGCCGCTGCTGATGGGCGCGACCATGGTCGTGCAGATGCGTCTCACGCCGACGCCCACGACGGACAACATGCAGGCGAAGATCATGCAGTTCATGCCGATCATCTTCACCCTGTTCTGCTACAATTTCTCGTGCGCCCTGGCGCTCTACTCCACCGTCAACGGTCTCTTCACCATCGGCCAGCAGCTCATGGTCAACAGGTACACCAAGGACGTCGACCTCGTGCAGCCCGCCACCGCGCCCCTCGGCGGCAATCCCTGGAAGAAAACCAAGAATGTGACGCCTAAGAAGCGCTGATCCCGCGCGCCGCACCATCCCGCATCCACCATGGCTGGCCACAACAAATGGTCCAAGGTCAAGCGGCTGAAAGCCGTGTCCGACGCACGCAAGGGCAAGGTGTTTTCCCGGCTTTCGCGCGACATCACCCTCGCCGCCAAGGCTGGCGGCGGTGATGTCGAGGGCAACGCCCGGCTGCGCACCCTCGTGCTCAAGGCGCGCGAAGCCAACATGCCCGCGGACAATGTCGACCGCGCCATCAAGAAAGGCACCGGTGAATTGCCGGGCGTGACCTACGAGGATGTCATCTACGAGGGCTACGGACCCGGGGGCGTCGCCTTCATCGTCAAGGTGACCACCGACAACAAGACCCGCTCCGCGCAGGACATCCGCTCCATCTTCTCCCGTTACGGCGGCAACCTCGCCGCCACCGGCGCGGTCGCCTTCCAGTTCCTTCACGCGGGCCAGTTCCTGATTGCACGCGACCAGTCCGGCGAGGACCGCCTGATGGAGCTGGCGCTGGAAGCCGGA encodes:
- the rpmH gene encoding 50S ribosomal protein L34, with the protein product MQPTFRPHRKKRARKIGFRARKATAGGRKVLSSRRRKGRKRLTVV
- the rnpA gene encoding ribonuclease P protein component; protein product: MARSVMRFRAEQHLRRQRDIRAVREKGRRIECGGFTLWYRRRDHDELGTTSSENHVVPPSLRRVCVVASTAAVGPAVQRARAKRRLREVFRNQQEHVPPGYDLLLVARRSLNGLEYREIERKFIDACPRLAPHAA
- the yidD gene encoding membrane protein insertion efficiency factor YidD — translated: MASAVLQSAIRLYQLTLSPTLPLILGPGCGCRFHPTCSHYAQEAVQRHGPLRGAWLAIKRIARCHPLHAGGVDFVPAVTRAGSQPICRAVSVPSLSIDPSSTQSSLNG
- the yidC gene encoding membrane protein insertase YidC: MDKKNLIIGSALLIFGFGLMYLMPKQAPQVTHPPATAPATTTAPASPGGASSGATISAGAPAAPATTEFAALSKEGAEARVVALSNDFIEARFTDAGGAILDVAFKKYAAVQGQPQPYVFNLLHTDPMLAFTDFPGVDRNARFKLISSSATEAVFQLVMDGQLEVTRRYSIHPAGATLKEGEDPYEIRHETTFQNLTDQTLTLPRAGISLGTTSPVSSIDYGQYLNVGFYDGDKFHHTERAQLEGGGFLSNFGVGSRAPKPVIEEHGTVQWATVKNQFFAAIYAPDQPGIGTTIRRVELPPMVDSSRANIGISGTARFDLKALPARGSEKIGGDFYVGPKEYKRLVSLGRNEDKVMQFDLYFFNRILLSGYVGPFLLTLLHGAHSIVPSWGVAIILMTLFLKVITLPFTLAASRASKRMQKLQPLLKEVREKHKDNPQRLNQATMEIFKEHKVNPMGGCLPILITIPLFVGFFAMLQSASELRFAPFLWASDLSAPDTVARIFGLPLNIMPLLMGATMVVQMRLTPTPTTDNMQAKIMQFMPIIFTLFCYNFSCALALYSTVNGLFTIGQQLMVNRYTKDVDLVQPATAPLGGNPWKKTKNVTPKKR
- a CDS encoding YebC/PmpR family DNA-binding transcriptional regulator, which produces MAGHNKWSKVKRLKAVSDARKGKVFSRLSRDITLAAKAGGGDVEGNARLRTLVLKAREANMPADNVDRAIKKGTGELPGVTYEDVIYEGYGPGGVAFIVKVTTDNKTRSAQDIRSIFSRYGGNLAATGAVAFQFLHAGQFLIARDQSGEDRLMELALEAGADDVITTDDGFEVRCDVHVFDKVLHALDHAGIKTVSAEMAYIPNSTVPVDARLAESVEKLHDALDEHDDVQQIFSNEESG